In Thunnus albacares chromosome 10, fThuAlb1.1, whole genome shotgun sequence, a single window of DNA contains:
- the aldob gene encoding fructose-bisphosphate aldolase B: MTHQFPSLSPEQKKELSDIAQRIVAPGKGILAADESTGTMGKRLQKINVENNEENRRYFRDLLFSSDASISNCVGGVIFFHETLYQKADSGKLFPQVIKDKGIVVGIKVDKGTAGLNGTDGETTTQGLDGLSERCAQYKKDGCDFAKWRCVLKISDGCPSALGIAENANVLARYASICQQNGLVPIVEPEILPDGEHDLLRCQYVTEKVLAAVYKALSDHHVYLEGTLLKPNMVTAGHSCTKKYTPQEVAMATVTALRRTVPAAVPGICFLSGGQSEEEASLNLNAINQVPLHRPWKLTFSYGRALQASALAAWQGKAANKTAAQEAFCNRAKINGLAAKGEYKPSGSADKASMQSLYTASYVY, from the exons ATGACTCACCAGTTCCCATCCCTGTCTCCAGAGCAGAAGAAGGAGCTCTCTGACATTGCTCAGAGGATTGTGGCTCCTGGAAAGGGAATCCTGGCTGCAGATGAATCAACAG GCACCATGGGAAAGCGTCTCCAGAAAATCAACGTGGAGAACAACGAGGAGAACCGTCGCTACTTCCGTGACCTCCTTTTCTCCTCCGATGCCTCCATCTCCAACTGTGTGGGTGGGGTCATCTTCTTCCACGAGACGCTCTACCAGAAAGCAGACAGCGGCAAGCTCTTCCCCCAAGTCATCAAGGACAAGGGGATTGTTGTCGGCATCAAG GTGGACAAAGGCACAGCTGGTCTGAATGGAACAGATGGAGAGACCACCACGCAAG GTCTTGATGGCCTCTCTGAGCGTTGTGCCCAGTACAAGAAGGACGGTTGTGACTTTGCCAAGTGGAGGTGTGTGCTCAAGATCTCAGATGGTTGCCCATCAGCTCTTGGCATTGCAGAGAACGCCAATGTCCTGGCCAGATATGCCAGTATCTGCCAACAG AATGGCCTGGTGCCTATTGTGGAGCCAGAGATCCTGCCTGACGGAGAACACGACCTGCTGCGCTGCCAGTATGTCACAGAAAAG GTTCTGGCTGCTGTGTATAAGGCTCTGTCTGATCACCATGTATACCTGGAGGGCACCCTGCTGAAGCCCAACATGGTCACCGCTGGACACTCCTGCACTAAGAAGTACACCCCTCAGGAGGTTGCCATGGCCACAGTGACTGCTCTGAGGCGCACTGTCCCTGCCGCTGTGCCTG GCATCTGCTTCCTGTCTGGAGGCCAGAGTGAGGAGGAGGCCTCCCTCAACTTGAACGCCATCAACCAGGTGCCCCTCCATCGCCCCTGGAAGCTGACCTTCTCTTACGGCCGTGCACTCCAGGCCTCTGCTCTTGCAGCCTGGCAGGGCAAAGCTGCCAACAAGACCGCTGCACAGGAGGCTTTCTGCAACAGGGCCAAG ATCAATGGCCTGGCTGCCAAAGGAGAGTACAAGCCCTCTGGCTCAGCTGACAAGGCCTCCATGCAGTCTCTGTACACTGCCAGCTACGTTTATTAA